A region from the Candidatus Effluviviaceae Genus V sp. genome encodes:
- a CDS encoding redoxin domain-containing protein gives MEFPHLVELNERYEGHNVSFISIDGGRRPGAGESFLDEQGAVHIILNDREREAFDAYGVRGIPTTCIIDHAGRLMYRHIGFSEGDEELYAAEVDALLRWMPAS, from the coding sequence AACGAGCGGTATGAGGGACATAACGTGTCGTTCATCTCGATCGACGGTGGCCGGAGACCCGGCGCCGGCGAGAGCTTCCTGGATGAGCAGGGAGCCGTCCACATCATCCTGAACGACCGCGAGAGGGAGGCCTTCGACGCCTACGGTGTGCGCGGGATCCCGACGACGTGCATCATCGACCATGCGGGACGCCTGATGTACCGGCACATCGGCTTCAGCGAGGGCGACGAGGAGCTGTATGCCGCGGAGGTCGACGCGCTCCTGCGCTGGATGCCGGCGAGTTAG